The DNA segment GCATCGCGCGCATCCCGATGTTCGCCGAACTCGTCCGCGAACAACTTTCCGGCGAGGCCGACGACGCGGAAAGGGCCATGACCGCCACCGCGCTCGTCGGTGGCCTCGCCAACCTGTTCTCCGCCTACCTCGCCGGAGGGCTCACGGTCAGCCGCGACCGGCTCGTCGCGCACTGCGTCCGCCTCGTGCTCGGCGCCGAAGCGCTGCACGGCTAGCGTTCCTTCGCCAGCCGCAACGCGATGTCGATGATCATGTCCTCCTGGCCTCCGACATAACGCCGCTCCCCCACCTGATACAGGATCTCGTGCGCGGGCACTCCGTAGCGCGCGGCCGCGCGTTCGGCGTGCAACAGGAAACTGGAGTAGACCCCGGCGAATCCCTGCACGATCGACGAGCGGTCCATCACCGGAAGCCGCGTGATGAACGGCTTCACGACCTCTTCGGCCGCGGCCATCAGCACGTCCTTGTCCACTCCCGTGCGCACGCCGAGCCGTTCGAAGGCCGCCGCGAGCACCTCGGTGGGCGAGTTTCCCGCTCCCGCGCCGAGCGCGACGAGCGAACCGTCGATCTGGCGCGCTCCGGCCCGGTAGGCGAGCACCGAATTGGCGACGCCGAAGCTCAGGTTCTGGTGCCCGTGGTAGCCGACCTGGACCTGATCGCCCAGTTCGGCGACCAGCGCGGCCACCCGGTCGGCGGCCTCCTCCAGTATCAGCGCGCCTGCCGAATCGACGACGTACACGCACTGGCAACCCGCGTCGGCCATGATGCGCGCCTGCTTGGCCAGCGCCTCCGGCTCCGACATGTGCGCCAGCATCAGGAAACCCACCGTTTCGAGGCCCAGTTCGCGGGCCTTGGTGAAGTGCTGGATCGACACGTCGGCCTCGGTGCAGTGCGTCGCGACGCGCACCGCACCGGCGCCGAGATCGGCCGCGGCTTTCATGTCGGCGACCGTGCCGAGCCCCGGCAGCAGCAGAACCGCGATCGTGGCGCGCTGTGCCTCGTCGGCGGCCGCGGCGATGAGTTTCCGTTCGTCCACAAGGGAGAATCCGTAGTTGAACGTCGAGCCGCCGAGACCGTCGCCGTGGGTCACCTCGATGAGCGAGACACCGGCGTCGTCGAGCGCCCGCACCGTGTCGCGCACGTTCCGCTCGGTGAACTGGTGCGCCATCGCGTGACTTCCGTCCCGCAAGGTGGTGTCCACAATGCGCACTTCCCGCTCGGTGTCCACAGTGGTTCCGGTGGATTTCTCGTTCATGCCCGCACCGCCTTCCGCGCGACGACGCGTTGGGCGAGCAACTCGCCGACCTTCGCCGCCGCGGCCGTCATGATGTCGAGGTTTCCCGCGTAGGTGGGCAGGTAGTCCCCATTGCCCGCGACTTCGAGAAAAACGGCGACCCTGGCCTTGCCGTTCCAGTCCGGCCGTGGATCGTCGAACTGCGGGTCGGCGGTCAAGGTGTACCCGGGAACATAGGTTTGTACATTGTGGACCATGTCGTGGATGGACTTCTCGACGGCCGAACGGTCGGCGTCGGGATCGATCGCGCAGAACACCGTGTCCCGCATGATCATCGGCGGATCCATCGGGTTGATGATGATGATCGCCTTGCCTTTTTCCGCCCCGCCGACGGCTTCGATGCCGTGCGCGGTCGTCTCGGTGAACTCGTCGATGTTGGCCCTCGTTCCCGGCCCTGCCGAACGCGAGGACACCGAAGCCACGATCTCGGCGTAGCTCACCGGCGTGACACTGGAAACGGCATGCACGATCGGGATGGTCGCCTGGCCACCACAGGTGATCATGTTGAGGTTCGGGGCATCGAGATGCGCGGGCAGGTTCACCACGGGACAGGTGAACGGCCCGATCGCCGCCGGAGTCAGGTCGATCGCCTGGATTCCCGCCTCGGCGTAGCGCGGCGCGCTCGCCGCGTGCGCCTTCGCCGAGGTCGCCTCGAACACCAGGTCGGGCAGCTGATCCTGGGCGAGCAGCCAGTCGACCCCCTCCGAGGAGGTGTGCACTCCCTGCTCGGCCGCGCGGCGCAAACCCTCCGACGCCGATTCGATCCCGACCATGTACCGCACGTCGATCCGCTCGCTGCGCCTGAGCTTCGCGAGAAGATCCGTTCCGATGTTTCCAGGGCCGACGATCGCGGCCACAGCCCGTGGTTGGCTCATGGGTGCTGACGGTCCTCCCCAGGTCAGGCATTATCAACGTATGTGTCCCGCTGACCGGAACAACGACGCCGGGGACGCCGCCTCGACCGCGGTGCGCCTCACGGCGATACTGACCGCCTTCCGGCAGGGCGACGAGGCGCTTGGTGTCTCCGAGTTGGCGCGCCGGTGCGCGCTGCCGAAATCGAGCGTGCACCGGCTGACCGGGCATCTCGTGGCGAGCGGACTGCTGGAACGCGAGGGGCAAGGGGTGCGGCTCGGGCTGCGCCTTTTCGAGATCGGGCAACTCGCCGTGCGGCAACGCGGTCTCGTCGACGCCGCGCGTCCCTACCTGGCCGACCTGAGAGAGGCGACGCGCAACACCGTGCACCTCGCGGTACTGGAGGGAACCGAGGTGGTCTACCTGGACATCCTGCGCGGGTCGGACGCGCCGAGGCTTCCCTCCCGGATCGGTGGCCGGTTTCCCGCGCACGCGACGGCCGTCGGCAAGGCGATACTCGCGGGCTCCCCCGAGTCCGTTGTGGACGCCGTCGTGGCGGCGGGACTGCCGAGGGTCAGTGGCCGCACGGTGACGGCGCCGGGGCTTCTGCGGCGGCAGCTCGGCAGAATCCGCGCGGAAGGTCTCGCCTACGACAGGGAGGAGTCCGGCGTCGGGGTGGTGTGCGCGGCCAGCCCGCTGTACGCGGCGGACGGCACCGCGGTCGCGGCGATCTCCCTGTCGGGCTGGACGAACCGGATGCGCGTCGACCGGGTGGCGCCCGCGGTCCGGACGACCGCGCTGGCACTGTCCCGAACCCTGAGCTAGCGTCCGCCCGCGCCTGCCCACCCGGCCCGCGCCCGGCGAGTCCCCCGCTCAGAAGCGCGAGATCCGCACTCAGGACGGCGAGACCCGCATCCAGGACAGCGAGATCCGCGTTCAGGCCGTCGAGGTCCGCGCTCGGCACGCCGGTGGCCCAGATGCCGGGAACCGGCATGCGCACATCCGTTTCCGCGCGTTTGGACCGGACGTGGCCGGATGCTGGCGCCGGGACCCCTCGGCCGCCTCTCGGACCGAGCGTCGGCGCGGAACTCGATACCCCGAACGCGGATCTCGGCGACCCGAGTGCGGAACTCGACAGCCCGAGCGCGGATCTCGGCGGCCTGGGTGCGGATCTCGCGCTTCTGGGTGCGGATCTCGGCGACCTGGACGGGGGACTCGCGGGGCTGGCAGGGGCGCGCGGGGTTTATCCGGCGCCCAGAAGGTGCTCGAAGGCCAGCTGGGACAGGGCCGCGAAACCGTACCCTCGCTTCGCGGCGGCCGAGACGTCGAAGTCCTCGAACGCACCGGTGTCGGCAACGAGATCGGTGACCGTCTCACCTTCGGCCAGCGTCGGAGCCGCGAGTCCGTCGACCCGCGAGGCGGCCAGCGCCTCCCGCACCCGGGGGTCCGCCCGGAACGCCGCCGCCCGCTCCCGCAACAGCAGGTAGGACCGCATGTTGGCGGCGGCGCTCTCCCAGACGCCCGTGCCGTCCTCCGTGCGCAACGGCTTGTAGTCGAAATGCCGGGGACCTTCGTAACCGCCGTTCTCCAGCAGGTCCACGAGGAAGAACGAGGACAGCACATCGCCGTGCCCGAAGATCAGGTCCTGGTCGTAGCGCGGGCCGCGCTGCCCGTTGAGGTCGATGTGGAACAGCTTTCCCTGCCACAGCGCCTGCCCGATTCCGTGTACGACGTTGAGCCCCGCCATCTGCTCGTGCCCGACCTCGGGGTTGAGGCCCACCATCTCGTGGTGTTCGAGCTCGCCGATGAAGGCGAGCGCGTGCCCCACCGTCGGCAGGAAGATGTCGCCCCTCGGCTCGTTGGGTTTGGGCTCCAGCGCGAGCCGGATGTCGTAGCCCTGTTCGAGGACGTACTGGGCGACGGTGTCGATACCTTCCCGATAGCGGTCGAGCGCGGCGCGCACGTCCTTGGCCGCGTCGGTTTCCGAGCCTTCCCTGCCTCCCCACAGCACGTAGGTCGACGCGCCGAGTTCGGCGGCGAGGTCGAGGTTGCGCAGGATCTTTCGCAGCGCGAACCGGCGGATGTCACGGTCGTTGCTGGTGAGCGCGCCGTCTTTGAAAACGGGGTGACCGAACAGGTTCGTAGTGGCCATGGGCACGACCAGACCGGTCTCGTCGAGCGCGGCGCGGAACCGGTCGATCTGCCGCTGCCGCACCGTGTCCTCGCTGCCGAAGGCGATGAGGTCGTCGTCGTGGAAGGTGATGCCCCAGGCGCCCAGTTCGGCCAGCCGGTGCACGGCCTCGACCGGGTCGAGCGCCGGCCGGGTCGCGTCACCGAAGGGATCGACGGCACGCCAGCCCACCGTCCAGAGTCCGAAACTGAACTTGTCCTCGCGAACCGGTTGTGCGACCACGATGTCCTCCCAGCGGCAA comes from the Prauserella marina genome and includes:
- the dmpG gene encoding 4-hydroxy-2-oxovalerate aldolase; translation: MNEKSTGTTVDTEREVRIVDTTLRDGSHAMAHQFTERNVRDTVRALDDAGVSLIEVTHGDGLGGSTFNYGFSLVDERKLIAAAADEAQRATIAVLLLPGLGTVADMKAAADLGAGAVRVATHCTEADVSIQHFTKARELGLETVGFLMLAHMSEPEALAKQARIMADAGCQCVYVVDSAGALILEEAADRVAALVAELGDQVQVGYHGHQNLSFGVANSVLAYRAGARQIDGSLVALGAGAGNSPTEVLAAAFERLGVRTGVDKDVLMAAAEEVVKPFITRLPVMDRSSIVQGFAGVYSSFLLHAERAAARYGVPAHEILYQVGERRYVGGQEDMIIDIALRLAKER
- a CDS encoding acetaldehyde dehydrogenase (acetylating); its protein translation is MSQPRAVAAIVGPGNIGTDLLAKLRRSERIDVRYMVGIESASEGLRRAAEQGVHTSSEGVDWLLAQDQLPDLVFEATSAKAHAASAPRYAEAGIQAIDLTPAAIGPFTCPVVNLPAHLDAPNLNMITCGGQATIPIVHAVSSVTPVSYAEIVASVSSRSAGPGTRANIDEFTETTAHGIEAVGGAEKGKAIIIINPMDPPMIMRDTVFCAIDPDADRSAVEKSIHDMVHNVQTYVPGYTLTADPQFDDPRPDWNGKARVAVFLEVAGNGDYLPTYAGNLDIMTAAAAKVGELLAQRVVARKAVRA
- a CDS encoding IclR family transcriptional regulator; translation: MCPADRNNDAGDAASTAVRLTAILTAFRQGDEALGVSELARRCALPKSSVHRLTGHLVASGLLEREGQGVRLGLRLFEIGQLAVRQRGLVDAARPYLADLREATRNTVHLAVLEGTEVVYLDILRGSDAPRLPSRIGGRFPAHATAVGKAILAGSPESVVDAVVAAGLPRVSGRTVTAPGLLRRQLGRIRAEGLAYDREESGVGVVCAASPLYAADGTAVAAISLSGWTNRMRVDRVAPAVRTTALALSRTLS
- the xylA gene encoding xylose isomerase, translating into MVAQPVREDKFSFGLWTVGWRAVDPFGDATRPALDPVEAVHRLAELGAWGITFHDDDLIAFGSEDTVRQRQIDRFRAALDETGLVVPMATTNLFGHPVFKDGALTSNDRDIRRFALRKILRNLDLAAELGASTYVLWGGREGSETDAAKDVRAALDRYREGIDTVAQYVLEQGYDIRLALEPKPNEPRGDIFLPTVGHALAFIGELEHHEMVGLNPEVGHEQMAGLNVVHGIGQALWQGKLFHIDLNGQRGPRYDQDLIFGHGDVLSSFFLVDLLENGGYEGPRHFDYKPLRTEDGTGVWESAAANMRSYLLLRERAAAFRADPRVREALAASRVDGLAAPTLAEGETVTDLVADTGAFEDFDVSAAAKRGYGFAALSQLAFEHLLGAG